The DNA window ACCCACACACCGCCCATAGAAATAGGTGGTCCATCTGCATGAGGCGTTTCTACATATACGAGCCCTACGATGAGGTCCAACCAAGCAGAGATGTAAGATGCAAAACTCGACACCCAAACATGGCATCTCTAGATGCTGAACTAACGCAGGCTGATCTGATCAGAGTTTACACCgtttcttgttttttttttaacctTGTGCTTCCCCGCCTCCCAACGGACAAGTTCAACGCTGATGACAACCTAACAACGGCTTCTTGTGGCTACAAAGTTGGTGGATGGCGCATGagttttatataaaagtcAGCGACCGAACATCTAAATGGAAGTTGACAAAGATGCCAAGGCGTTTAACATCACTTGACATTGACAGGGAACCCTTTCAACAACATAATGCCATTCTCGTGACAGGTAGCAGAAGGAGATTGGGCTGAGTGACGTTGGGCCATTTCTTAGCTTACTGTAAGTGCATATGTAGTTTCTTACCTTGCGGCTGACAAGACTAGGCATGCAGTATGGCAGCAACATCCTGGTATCTGAATCCCATTCTCTCAGAATATCTCATGATTTGATTAGCTATACAGTAGCATAATGAGGGGAACCCCATGTTCTTAGTCGCTATAGCTTCGATTATAGTTACGATACATCAGTGTTGCCAAGGCCATCCAGTGCTTACTGCcgtataattactttttaatggATGTCTGTGTCCGTGTCTGTGTTTGTGTCTGCCAACAAATTCAATAATTCATTGCTAGCTCCCTTGACAAACATGGTTAAAGATCATCAGCCCGGTGCTAAAGTGCAACAAGCTTACAGTGGTATGTAACTATTGAACTCTGCTTGCAGTATCCGTATATCCTATTTGGATCACGATACCATCCCTCTTCTGCCTTACCCTCTCCTAGCGTTGATTCGCGTCTTATAGATGGACGCCGATCTCTCCAACGGCCCGTTTCCATTTATTCTCCTACAACTTCATCATGATGAAATACTGAAATATTGAATTTGCCAATCATGGTTGAGAAATAAGAAGATCGGCATTCCAGTTactaaataaagtatttctGGGTTCCTGCAGATCGTCTTGGCAAAATTGATTAAAGGGTTGCCAGGAACATGGATATGCTATGGTTGACCCACGCAGTGCAGGGAATGTCACACAGAACTGGACATTCATCAAGTTAACGATGCAATTAATGCCATAATATCGTAAAGTACATTCTGCAACATACGGGGGATAAAACCGAGACTGTCTTTAGCGTCAGCTTGAGTGATTGAGCGAGTGTTTTAAGTGTTTCTGTCTCATGCTCATAAAATGTCTCAATGTTAATTTCAAGATTAAAGGAAATAGCTTACATGGCGCACActaataattaaaggtaGTCAGTCATCTTGTGAACCATTCACATGAACATATGCGATGGGCAGATAGATGGAAAGGATAATTGTCAACAACTTACCACACCCCCATCACCATGCCTCGTGGCTATATGGTCATGGCTTATCCGTACAGTACATACAGCCCTCGGCTCATGCCGGTCCCGGTATGGCAACAAAGGTATTTGAACTCTATTCAATGCTATCATAGGATAAACCCGCCGCTTGTTGCGGGTACAGACGTACTACGTATACGTAATTATCGATTGTTCTGTTTTACAGCACTGTCATAGCTATCCGTATCCATACTGACCTGTATGCCTTGGTGTCACAGTGACTGAGTGACCCTTATGATCATCGCCTCAAGAGTTGAATTATATCACTCACAATAAATGTGATTGCTCCAACATCACAAGGTCTCGAAAGCCTTCCTTCCACCGTCTTGTCTGCTCCATATCCGGCCTCGGCAGCGGACTTCTTGCAAAGCCTCCGTAACCCATCCACGCTTGCAGTCCAGCCTTTACACCAACCACACCGCCCTGGATCGCCGTCCAGTCGCCCTGTGAGACAACTTCCTGCATCTTTTGTGCTTCGGAAACACGTCCTTCCATGTAAAGTTCCATTGTCTTGATGCATGTCCTCGGAGCAATGTTGGCCAAGCCCGCTAGAATACCGTGACCACCGCCAGCCAGAGAAGGAATCAGGAAGTCAGCAGATCCTGCCAGAACGAGGAATTCGGGTTGCTTGTGATTGTGCTTTGATAGTTTGCGAGTTTCTGCCGCCACTCTGTTCAGCTTCCCCGTGTTGCCGCACGTTAACTTGACGCCTATGATATTGGGATGGTGTGCAAGTGTGACGATGGTATCTGATGACATATCCATGCCATTCACAGCACCAGGGAAGTTGTATATGATTATAGGGATGGGAGATTTGTCTGCCACCCTTGTGAAATACTCCAGGATGGTTCCTGATGCCGGGCCAAATAACGTGGCATAGTATGACGGAGGTAACACCAGCGCATAGTCGCCGCCAGCCTCCCAAGCCTCACGGCAATATTGGATGGTCTCGCGCGTGCTCTGGCTACCACATCCCACGATGATGGGCACATGTAAGAAGCCGCCGTCATTCAGGGCGGCTCTCGTAGTGGCGGTGACCAGCTGCCGCTCCGAGTGACTGAGATGAACGGCCTCTCCGTTGGATCCCTGCGTAGCAATGCCTGTTACACCAGCCTGAGCCAGTCGTACAGCATGGGCGGCAATCGCAGTGGTGTCTACATCTTCCGTATCCGGATCGAAGAAACACATTGTTGGGACATAGACGCCAGGGATTAGCGGGCGTGGTGTGTGCAGCCCGTCTTCTGTAGAAACGCTGGTGGCTGGCGATGAAGAATTGGCCATCAAGTTGTTATTCCCGATGGTTGAATGCCATTGGTCGTGATTGTATATGTGATCATCGAAAGAAGAGCTTGCTGGTGAAGGAGCATTATTATGAGGAGGCATGACTAGAGTCAGCTTGATGGTGTACAGGATCAGAAAGAAGATTGGTGTATGGGATATGAGGACCAGCTATAGGAGTTTATGATACAATGAAACAATATTATAGGATCCCATCCGAGAGCTGAAGTAGGAATTGCCGTCCTTTATAACCCCAAACTCCCAATTTACAGACGCATCATCATCCTTCAATCCTTTTATTCAACCCCAATTTCACCTCGCCAAAACCGATAACTCACAAAACCTTCAGCGGGGCCAAAAACAAGTCAAATGATACAATCCATCAACTCCGAGAGGACGAGTGAACCGGTCAGAGAAATGGGCAGCTTCGAGATTGGTAGAGTCGACCAGATACTCCGCTTGTATGCATCTCATTATGAGGGGAAATGCTCACGAGAGTCGCCTCTTGGGGGCCTTCATGCAGGAAAATCCGGGGTATTTCAGGGTCTGGGAAGCCGCTTGACGACTTTGCATCATGAGGGCTTGTACTTGGAGGTCAGTCGTTCTTGTTAATGAGCCGTCTATTCTGTCCAATGCCTTCTTAATTGCGGTATATTCAACCTCACAGAGTAATCACCACTCGTCACTATGGTGCTGCGCCTCAACAGCGTATCATTCAAAGATCAACTCAATTGACATGCAAGAGTGCTCTTTCGGCTAGTCAAGGAGGTAGACTGTCGCCCTGAAGCTAGGAACTCAATCTTCGCTGAGCATCACAACCAAGGAATGATCCTTCAGTTGAATAATACCTGACGTATATCCGCTAAGAATCACGATGATCAATTATTCAAACGTAACGAATGCTCGTGTAACCACCCAAAGACTCGTGGCATTCTCTGCTATCCTCCACGTTGGTCCAATTGGGCTTCATTACTTGATCAAATCTAGTTCAGCCGTCAGCTTCAAGCACCTGGTGGCGTGTTGTCTATTCCTCGCAGGACAAGCTCATCCAATATTAAACCTTTGAAGTCATCCCATACACAACAGTTCACTGTATCCTTCGGCAATTGTCGGTTGTAGAAGGGACAAACAAGAATACAGATATGCTTAACTTTGTCAAAGATAAACTCGGTCTGCAGGCTGGATCGAAATGTTAAGCTAATGGCAGGATAGAACTCAGCAGAATGTGTTGTATCTCGAACTTCAAATCCATTATTACGACTCACTCTTTATAGAGGCAGTCCCCGGGGTATTAGACCccaagaagcacaagagacgaaattagtaggtcagtttatgctccttGGACTATGATttttagactacttatttctATACTCCAAGACTCAGGAGGCTAGACAGTATACTATTGGTATATGGCTCGCCTATTAACGAGACCAGACATTAATTTGTCTTGATGCGGTGGTTTAGGCAAGCAGGGGGTGGCTGCATTCATGGGAACATCTATTGGGAATCTGATATCACATGTTGCTGACGTCGTGTTTTTGACCAGGCAAGAAAACGAAACCTCGGGAACCCTCTTCGTGGCATCATCTGTGTTGATGCGAATAAAATTTGCTTGATTCAAGCGATATAGAGATAACTCTAGCCAAAAATCGTTCATTCATAACCATGCCCGAAGCATCTGTACCTATGTAACGCCAAGCAAAACAAAACTGACAACCTCATGCTTGCCAATACGCCGTCggtagcagaaaagatgacttcctaagtcttagggtacacAAATAAAATGGTCTAAGAACcttagtctaaggagcataaactgacctactgatttcgtctcttatgcttcctgtagtcaatttttctgataccgaGGGTGCCCAACGGAAAGAATAGTCctttgttttttttatacAATAACCagatcgtcgtcatcgtcaagCATAACCTGCCGATCCAACAGTTCGTTGCCGAGACTTTCTCTCCCAGCTTCTCGAATGCCCTTATCTGTAACGAAGCgagtcttcttcctcactGGTGGCTGCCCGTCTTTGCGTAACTTCTCTCCGTCCTTCATTTTCGAAAGCTTGTCTTTCAAACTACTTCCCCAGCCAAAAGCCGACGGCGCACTATTTGTAGCCGAGCCGGCTTGTGATCCAGCTGAAGAGCTGTCAGGGCGTTTTCGCTTGATGGGACTGAGATGGATAGCGGACTTGCCCAGTAGTCCAAGCGACCTTGCATCTGGTCTGAAGACCTCATCTGCAATATTGGCCGAGCTTGATGACGATTGTATGGATGAGCCCGAGACAGGCATGTTCGAAGTCCGTGTGCCAGCATGCCGCATATATTCTCTTCCAGCGGCATTGCCAACTTGGCCAAGCTTCTTCATCATATCACGCTCTCTTTCCTTCGCCTCCATGTTTCTTTTCAGATATTCTGCCCTCTCTTTTTGGTCATTCGGCGTTCGATCCTTACCGTCGATTAGGTCTGACGCGCTCATTGTACGTGAAGCAAACCAATGCGTTTTCGTTTCCCAATCGTACTTCTTGggttcttctttcttctgagCGCCAAAGTGGAAAACTTCTCTAGAGTTATTCTTCCTGGCACCAAAGCTGCTTCCGTTAACCTCCATCCTTGTAGATCGCTGTTTGCGAATGGCTTCATTGGAATGAAATTCACAATAGTGGGTTCGCTTCTTGTTGATCCAGGTGCCGCACAGGTCTCCATCCTTCTTGATCGATTGACAACCTCCCAGATCACGAGCTGTTCCAATTTCGACAATGGAGTCATCATCCGAGTTGATGACCAGACTAAATTTGCCGGTATCATGTCTTCcaggtggtggtggcatgATTGTGGGGTTGAGAATGCCAATGACAGTTCCTTCAGTGAGCTTCCAGTATCGTGTGAAGCCAGAgttgaagaggaaaaggTCCAGCTCCCATTCTAAATCGACCAGAGTCATGACCATGTATTTTCCCCTGTCCTCAGTCTTCCCATTTTTCTGTGTCGGCTTGTGAGCACGTGGTTCTGATTTCTTTGCCAGAATACCAAATACCACAATATCCTGCTCAATATCTGGTAGAGCAAAATCCGGTGCTTTGACAACTCTCAGTAGATCTTTGATTATGTGAACCTTTTTTCCAGAAACATGTCGAGCAAGGACACTATGCGGTAGGATTCGCTTGGACAGGTGGAACGTCGAGTACGGCTCGATGCCGGCTGCTTGTTCGTCGGACACTTCGCCAGGGGGTGTCTTATTCCTTCTCGTAAGTGCCATCGACGTCGTAGCTGGACTATTTAGACTGGGCGATTGAATGTTCGGGACAGTGTAGCTTCGTTGCCTCTCCGCTGGTTTGGCGATACCCATTACCTCTTCCCTTGAAAACGATGGAGTTTTGATTGGCTCATCTGGGATTTCGATGGCTTTTTTCTTGTATtgctccatctcatcctGGCTGATTCCAAAGGTATTTGATCTCACCTTTTGGATATCCTTCTGTCGCTGAGCTCTAGCAACATCGTCTGTCCTTACAGATGCCAACCGTTCGTTGAAGCTCAGAGGCCTGCTCTCGAAAGAAGAGTTGGCGCTCCCTGTAGTTCTTGACCTTCGCAGGTAACCCGAGTGTCCGATATCAGTTGTTGTTTGCGAGTCTCTGTAACTGGGCGCACGTTTCAAGGAAACATCTCGAGCTTTGAGTCCCTTGTCAATGCCCAGCAGCACTCTGCTAGGCGAGATCGGAACTTGGGGCTCTTGGACCCTTCTGACTGGTGATGCAGGGACTTGAATATTATTTTGCTGGGTGGGTCGCTCTGTCCTTGTAGGAGTTGTTGCGCGCTTTGAACGACTTGGTGGTTGCGATGATATCGCGAGCTCCGAGGTTGTCGCATGCAAATTCTCAACATTGTCATCTATCTTTTTTGACTTGGCGCTCTGTAACTTCTTCAACTTGAGTCGTGCCTGGATCTCTTGGAGCTTCAACTGCAGCgtttcctcgtcctcgtcctcgtcatcctcgtcgtTTTCAATCTCGGCCATGAGGTTCATTGAAGGCAAGTTGCGACCTCTTTTTGACGGCGAAGGTGTGGGCGAAGTCATCATTTGTCGGTATCGCTCTCGTCCCCGCGGTGTACTAAGCAAAGTTTCATGCGGAGATCGTGGGGGCCACTGGGAGTCGTTTCCTTGTTTTGCTGGAGAAGCTGTGTGCGCAAGGTCAGTAAATTATCGCATGAAAAAGCTTCCAGTCCAGCGTTATAATCTTACCAGGAGCCATAGCGATACCGAGACGAAGAGTACTAAATTGTTGCTGTAGCTGGTGACCCAAACCAGCCCCGATATTAATGCGATCACTGAACAGAGATTGGTATAAGTATGCGATAAGTCTGTAGCATATTCCCAGTTGGTCAGGGTGGCAAGTAGAGTTGAGGTGATGCGATAGCCATCCAGCTGGATATTTCTATCGTCGGTGAAAGAAAGTGTCGAGGGAAAACCTATCGATTTTGGGCAGTTGATGCAGGGAAGGTTTGCTTTTCAGCAGTTATTGACTTGGATTGGATCGGACTGGGCTTGCTTGCATAGGTCCACAAGCCAACGCATGCCatgcctcagggtatcagaaaaattgacccccagaagcataagagacgaaaatAATAGGGCAGTTTACGCTCTTTAGACTCGGATGCTTGAAACATTTATTTGTGTACCCTTAGACTTGATGGTCCaatttttctgctacccactagccaTGCCATGTAGCCATGCTATAGTTACTCCGCTGAGCAATAGGCGGCCTAGCGGCTTCAAGTTCCTGGACGGGTGGGTGCCAGCCTCAAACAGGAAAAGTGGAGGTCCACTAAATTAAAGTCAGAATCTGGCGTCACCCCTGCAACCGAGAGCGCGTCAGAAC is part of the Fusarium poae strain DAOMC 252244 chromosome 4, whole genome shotgun sequence genome and encodes:
- a CDS encoding hypothetical protein (BUSCO:15676at5125), which gives rise to MAPASPAKQGNDSQWPPRSPHETLLSTPRGRERYRQMMTSPTPSPSKRGRNLPSMNLMAEIENDEDDEDEDEETLQLKLQEIQARLKLKKLQSAKSKKIDDNVENLHATTSELAISSQPPSRSKRATTPTRTERPTQQNNIQVPASPVRRVQEPQVPISPSRVLLGIDKGLKARDVSLKRAPSYRDSQTTTDIGHSGYLRRSRTTGSANSSFESRPLSFNERLASVRTDDVARAQRQKDIQKVRSNTFGISQDEMEQYKKKAIEIPDEPIKTPSFSREEVMGIAKPAERQRSYTVPNIQSPSLNSPATTSMALTRRNKTPPGEVSDEQAAGIEPYSTFHLSKRILPHSVLARHVSGKKVHIIKDLLRVVKAPDFALPDIEQDIVVFGILAKKSEPRAHKPTQKNGKTEDRGKYMVMTLVDLEWELDLFLFNSGFTRYWKLTEGTVIGILNPTIMPPPPGRHDTGKFSLVINSDDDSIVEIGTARDLGGCQSIKKDGDLCGTWINKKRTHYCEFHSNEAIRKQRSTRMEVNGSSFGARKNNSREVFHFGAQKKEEPKKYDWETKTHWFASRTMSASDLIDGKDRTPNDQKERAEYLKRNMEAKERERDMMKKLGQVGNAAGREYMRHAGTRTSNMPVSGSSIQSSSSSANIADEVFRPDARSLGLLGKSAIHLSPIKRKRPDSSSAGSQAGSATNSAPSAFGWGSSLKDKLSKMKDGEKLRKDGQPPVRKKTRFVTDKGIREAGRESLGNELLDRQVMLDDDDDLVIV